GGAAAGCGTGCTAAAAAGAGCAGCAAATAGCCATGCCTCTGTGAAGTGCAAACTATCGATGTTTTTTTGGAGGATATTTTACCATTTTACATTTGTTGCACCTTTCTCTATTTTCTATGGCATTTTCGATAGAACTAGATTACGGGAAATGAATCAGAGAAAATGATGTTGAATCGGATCAACCTCTGAGCCTTTCTTCATACTTTCCGCATCATTGGAATGCACATTTCATGCTTGTTTTAGCATTGAGCAATCGAATAATAAGTTCCccagtctaaatttttttatctggCTTGAAAAACTAATTATTTTGGGCTTTACTTCGGCTCGATTAAGTGCTCGAATTCTAGCTCGGTTCGTGTTTAGTTATCAAGATCAAGTGGAAAGGTTGGAAATTGGGCTCATTGTTTGGAAACTCGtactattttaaaattcataaaactttaattaaaacACTCTAATTTACAAGCCATTCAATGAGCTCAGACATCCATTCGATTCTTTTTGTACCTTTTCCTGCCAAGAATTTATGTCATAGGGATGCTACAATTTCCCATGTGAGCTCCGTCTCACTTGCTCTTTTCAATAATTCCACATCTTCTAGATCTTTTTGTATGCTTCTTGAAATAAAACTTCCAAGTGATTATTAGGATTTTCAGTCTCTCTCTCCctgtctctctctctctctctatatatatatatatacacacacacatgtatCTATGTAACAAATTTAAATTGATTCTTACATCAATTTCGCGagataatataaaattattaataaatttgacACGGGTACAATACCAAATCATTCAAGTAGACTAAAAAAGAGGACACAAAATATAAACCAGCCGTCATTTGTCAAACTCCCAGATGACCCCTCCATCCTCTgcaaaacaagtaaaaaaaaactttcaacCTCAATTTAACCTCAAAACGAGATTAAATGAACAATGAGAAGAAGAACTTGTAGATAAATCATGATGCTGGGACCTTTGCTTTTAAGAACTAGCATCTTGCCGTAAAACCATTAGCTACTTTCACGATTTTATAATTCAATGAGAGAGATTTCACTCAATTCAACAACAATCCAACCTTGAAACCAGTTAGTACAGTAAGTGGGAACGATACCCCATTATATGAGTTGGTCCATGGATCCGTCCCAAATAGTGGGATGTTAGAAGACAAGTTTTTTTACCCCGAAAGGTTTCTCAAAACTAGTAGATGCCATGGGACATGCTCCCAACATTCAGAGAATGTAACAAATGATCAACAATCTTGcggaaaattttaatatttaagcaCTTTGCAAGACTTGGGTCCATACGTCGAAAAACATGTGATACAGAAGAGAGATAGGCAGATGAGAAGGAAGTTTATTAAAAGGTCTTTGAGACAGGGGTAAGTCTGCCGGAACAAAGGCAAAAATTCAATCATTATCACAGTGTGTGTAGCACCAAGTGCTCTGAAGACATGCAACACATTGAATCCAGTTCAAATATCCAATGAAGAAAAATAATGGAAAGCACAAGCCATACCTTTGACCTTTTTGTTTATCCAGGTTTCTATCACCATGCCAGCACCAATTCCACCAGCTATCCATGCCCCATAAAAAGCAAGGTTATACGGTATAGATCTTCGAGGAAGGAAATAAAACTCTGGGATTTGCCTCATTCTTCTAGGGAGTCGTTTCTTTATAACTGGATCAGAACTGGGATTGGGATCACTGCTTACCGACTCTTCAATAACTTTCCAATCCATTGATTTAGTCGGATCTTTCTCTTCCATGTTCATCATAATCTAATGGTCTTTAATCCAGATTCTGGAGAAAAAAACTGAACATAAATTCAAGAATACGGCAGTGTCCAGATGAACTAAAGAAAAGGATTCTATTCCAAGACTACGAAACAAAAATGAGAGAATCTGAAGAACTCGTCGAAGTTCAAACCATAAGCAAATTAGCTGGAGTTAAGGTCCCAGGAAGGAGTTAGCGAGCAAACTTAAATTTTTACAAAAGCTGTGAATGAATTTCGAAATTCATTTCATTCCACGGACATATGCACCGATGTCTCGATTTAAGGTTGTCTTTTCTAGTGGGATAGCAAGGATGGCAGGCCAATTCGTTGACAGTTTCCAGAATCAATTTAGAAATACAAACAAATCACCTCACCCTAACTAATATTAATAAACAACTGAAATATCTTTCATTGTATGCAAATCTTTACTACGCAGTCAGGATTGGCAAGCTATTCAgggaataaataaattaatcaacaaaaaaaacgaattaaaaaatgagatgAAACTTTCGCAAGATACCAGCTGGGTATGGAAATGTAGGTGACAGGCGGCGGCGTTAGAAGTGGCTTCTATTGACAGCAGGGTCAGCAGATTTGGATGCGGCGGCGATGCGGTGGCCGTTGGGGTTTAGtagcggcggcggcggcgaaACTTCTGAGTTTTGACTTCTGAAATTTCATTAAATGGTGGCAAGTATTGGGCCAATTATATTGGACCGAGGCTAATATTATATTCAGGCCCATTAATAATTGGGCTGACCCGAATTCGAGTTTTGGGATTAGCCGATCGATAGTTTTGTCGGTCGGTCTTATCTTCCCTACCAGTCGCACTCTGTAAGTGAATTTTTCTTTGCATTCTTCATGCAATGGCCACTCAAGGTCAAGTGATTACTTGCAAATGTATAGTTCTCATCTCGTTTTCCGTGATTAGCAATCGTGATTTGCAgctaagtgtgtgtgtgtgtgtttttttttttccagctGCGGTGGCCTGGGAACCCAACAAGCCTCTAGTGATAGAGGAGGTACAGGTGGCGCCGCCGCAGGCCGGCGAGGTGAGAGTGAAGATACTCTTCACTGCTCTCTGCCACACCGATGCCTACACCTTGCGCGGTAAGGTATGTTGTGTTTTCCAGATTCGGATATCCTTATGCTTTTACTGTATCTATGGAAATGCTGAGTTGAATAAAGCTTCAATTGAGGTTTTGGGATAGTGGTGATTTGAATTGTAGAAAATGTGATTTGAATTGTAGAAACTTTGAGTTTGAGATTCAGGCCAAAAAGCTATGGCATGGGCAAGATTTTTAAGTCTATATATATAACTCTTATGAactttatccaaccgatgttgGACATATTGATACAACTCTATCACGCCCAAGAATGAACAACACGACTTGGACTTAATTCAACTCTAAAAGTTAGCTCTGATATCAGGTTAAGATTGAAtattggacctaactcaactcTAAAAACTAACTCAAGGGGGAAGTATTGTTCAAGTACATACATGTAACTCTCAGGAACTCTATCCATCTGACGAGGGACATATTAACACTTTTACATTTGGTTTTCGTGAAAAGATGTGtagattaataaattattagTGTCGTTGACCAAGTTTTGTATATTAGTTCATTTGGATTGAGTGGAATATGGATATACTCTTTTGCTTATGTTTGAGAAGCTTTACCACCACCTTCCACTATGTTAA
The Primulina tabacum isolate GXHZ01 chromosome 9, ASM2559414v2, whole genome shotgun sequence DNA segment above includes these coding regions:
- the LOC142555259 gene encoding uncharacterized protein LOC142555259, yielding MMNMEEKDPTKSMDWKVIEESVSSDPNPSSDPVIKKRLPRRMRQIPEFYFLPRRSIPYNLAFYGAWIAGGIGAGMVIETWINKKVKEDGGVIWEFDK